In the genome of Lactuca sativa cultivar Salinas chromosome 3, Lsat_Salinas_v11, whole genome shotgun sequence, the window TACATGGAAATTGGTAGTTATGGTTTACCTGTTTATAAAGAAATATAATGTCATAAATACTATCCAACgaaggaaaaatgaagaaaaatgtgAAACGAAAATCAATATTATTAAATACGGTCTTTAAGGGCAGCTCAACATATTCATCAAATTAAATTCTCCTTTTTCATGAAGTTTGATTTTGGGAATGGAAATCTTGTCCATTAGTTGCATGATTATCCATAAAATTAGACAGGTTAAAATAGGAGATTGCTTCATGTCAGCTACAACCTGGTCATGACAAATGGACATGCTTACTAACGCCAGAAGGAAGTTTCACAGTGGAAGTAATCAGAAGGAGAGTAGACAAGCTGCATAACACTCTTCCTgtgacaccagtcaaatttaggtcaaaattaaacttttctaaaatcttatttgggatgAATAATGTAGTAGATGTTGTAGCaaagttttcagaaatataaagaacactaaaatccgagttataatgaagaagttatgaccaatcaaagatccgcgacaaatctggtaaaacactgttaagcgtaaaacacgaaatttcaataaaatacgttttagccttaggtatctaaatgaaagtcgtagatatcattaaaccgtaaacgtacataaaacgaacgtccaaatctgacttcgtatgaggaagttatgatttttctaagtttcagatatagcagtagacaactaaaaactcgaaatagagatcgagagacttttaactgatgcaacctaaacgagaattgaagatctcgacaatagtagtacaacggtaaaaagacagatgaaaacggacgtcggatgaagaagttatgaatttttaacagacttttcctgtcccggcctgttaaaaatttaatattaaaacaaagtcaaaattagccgacgatgtctaaacgaaagttgtagagcataatcttacctacacgtggatataaagagcgtcaaaaatggaactcgtatgcggaagatatgaatttatgaagttcggggcacaaacTTCGACACATGTCAGAATTCACATCGTGAGtgcagagttcacgacgtgaacaggtTGATTGACCCTTCCAGAGCAAGTAGACAGATGACGCAAGCCATGAGCGAATCATTACCAAACTCACGACATGAGTTTCTAAATTTAGGCTATATATAGAAATCGAAGCCTTCTGACTTTGGTTGTTGAAATCCATCCTCTCTTCTACTTCTACAAACTGTTAAGCCCCTCTAAACCACCCTGGAGCCCCGGTAACACCCCTAGCACACGATGCAACTCCCAACGCCCCGAATCTCCTGAGAAACTAACTCCTTTCCAGTCGAAGTGCTGCCCGCGTGAAGCTCGTTTCTTCACCAGAAACCCGCGGTTATGTCAAGAAAGATCATTCCAAGAAACGAAACGCTGCCCGATTCAccacttatcaagtgagttcatacccctacacttttccaaactctttatatgttttatatgggggggggggatacaagtataacacaaggaAACTTGTGTTACAAACTATTGTTTATGTTTTCTTATACTTTACGTATTCATTACATGAAGATACCAACTACGAATAATAAACGCTATTATCAAACCTGTAATCTTTTAAAAGTTGTTAGTAACAAGGTTTCATTATACAAATAATATGCATATAAACTATGATAGGTATAGTGTATGGAAATTACAGGTtagttcatttagaaggaaaacgaTATGAAAACAAGCATACAAATTGTGATAAGTATAATTTATGAGTCAATCCACTCTTTCTATCGTACAaagttataaataaaaatttttatttttatttactaaaaGATTTTTCAACATATTACTcatgaacttgttgttagcaaatTATGTGAGACAACGGCTTAGTTTAGTATCAAACGAAAGTCCCCCacttatagccagagtctcctggagggagagcgtgagtttgtgtatagatctatacgggactgacaatcccacaccctgATTGTTAGCTGCAGTTGGAACTGAAGTttcggggtgacaaatgtcattaactATCTGGATAtcggtcatattagtatggttataagaactcgcacgcggaaacaatgactcatgcacgtagtaatacgTAACTCAATCAAGCTCAAGGGATAATAACTATATGATTACTTCGTATTTACATGAGGGTTATATATGGTTTTTATTTGAtagacagtggaatgtgtgactcccgcctcatttcctattccttgtttggttgtggacttagggcagaatcacccaatcgactgtcGATTCAagtcttagttatatataacttgtaggGACTGAGTAATCATGATAGGGTATTATCAACACATTCAGAATTCAGGGTAAACACATCttcaactagttttacttaataataaaactacaagatatacaactaagTATGTCATATTTACTTACATTTACGGTCTTGGAGTATTTAGACTACTTTACAGCtttaaggaaaatataggatttttcggGTTAAACGTTATCACTTTACAAGTAAACAGTTCTACAAATTCATTCtcagggaaaatataggatttttcgggtttaatacattcattttagacacaacgaatcataactcatTTCATaggaaatatcggattttctggaaacatataCAATAATCTACATATTGGTATGATTACTTAGTGGATATGTTTGGGTTATATAAAATGAAGATTCGATAGAtagtggaatgtgtgatttccgcctcatttcctgttccttgtttggttgtgggcttagggcagatccgCCTATTCAACTGTCTGTTCGATCTTtgattttatataacttgtatgcaCTAGGTAATCATGGTAGGAACTAGTATTGGTCACTTTACGTAAGCGAATTCAAAGCGTCATATATCACTCTTTAAACGTAAGAAACATATATATTTTGGTCTTAAGGCTTAAGACTACATTTCATgttattaagaaaatataggattttttgtaGTAATACACgaacattttcaaggaacaaagaacTTACTTTCTAAACCAAATACTTATGAACACACCaaattaaatgttgatacactttccaaatcacttgtattatcaggaaacTAGTAAACAGCTACTTGTACAAGTttcgagaagatggagcatagtagcttcaagtcttgttttgttatctacttttgaaaacaatcaaTCGATGTTATATATACAATGTAAACACTATATTATCAAtataatggttgttgttgctttgattactattttacatttgttatgatactgtacataacgtcctccgcccccgaatgtttccgtcgttcaggtttgggggtgtgacatttccaATCTTCCATTGATCAGTTAGTGCAAGGTTATCCCAATAAAGGTGCTTTGCTTTGTTTTGAGGGCTGTACAAGGACACATTCCATCTGCTACAACATTACAATCACGTGACATGAATATCGACTCGACACTATGTGGAACTTGTATTGGTGAAGTTGAGTGTGTTGATCATATTCTTATGAGATGCTCATACACAAGAATTATAATGAATAAGATCTTTAAATGGTGTGGATTAAACAAACAAGAATTCAATGATGTTGGTGAACTACTTCATTTTGCAGCCTTATGGGGTAGATGCCCTAAAAAGCGCATTAAACTGCTATGTATTTGCTACAGTTTGCTATGGAATCTTTGGAAGATCAGGAATGGCAAATTATTTCGAGAAGTATTTACTACAATTTGTAGAGGCACTGAAAACATCAAAGTTTTGACATATTTATGGCTCAAATGTAGGGGCAATGGTCGAGTTGGTAATTAGATAGATTGAAATTCCTCCCGCATTCCCCCCATgtaataaactaaaaactatGTTTGTTCTTCTTTGCCCTTGCCTAGTCACTTGCTAAGCAttagatttttttaatatattttactgtttcaaaaaaaaatattatgatgGTTATTAATGAGTTCTGTTTTTCCAAGTCGATATTCAATTTAAATCAAACTTTTTTGGTTATAATATATGCATGTTTGTCCATGGGGCCTGAACATGTGGGTTTCGTGAGCTGAATGTCATCTGCCAATCAACCATGGTCACAAAAACATGTATGTTCGAATAGAAATATgttcaaatactaattaaacaatgttAAAAATCATTTAGGAACCAAAATTACGGTTATTGAACTCAAATAAAGAAAATCAATTCACagttattaaattgtgaatacatttcaatgatttgatgttatttatggtTATCTTACCGCACTTATTTTCAGCctaacgttatatatatatatatatatatatatatatatatatatatatatatatatattcatagttTAATGAATTTGGTTCTTAAATGattccaaacattttttttttttcatattttaacatatctaTATTTGAATATCCTAAAATTAAATTTTCTATATTTGAATATCGTAAAATATTTAGTAATTGACAAAACCTAAATATTTATATATCAAATTTAGGATGAGGAAAAAAACCATGAGATCAATGCTATATGTATGATCAATGTTTCGGGCTTTGACTTCagcggtttcactaataaggacaccaTCCATCCAAAAATCCAACATTCATTGGCGAGTACCCTTTATAGTAAAATTGTCCAAGACATGGAAGTTCACTTCGACATGACGATTAGGCATAAAGCAATTTTTGAGTGTCTAAGGGCCCCATATGCTCAAGATTTTCTTATGACTATTCCTATTGACGATCTTGACCAGCATATGTCGCCAGTTGAGTATCGTGCCATCCTCAAGTATCGCCTTATGATCCTTTTATTTCCAGCTGACGAGACTTGCCCCGTTTGTTGCAAGGCATGCTTGGACTCATTTAGGGAACATGCAGTTCATTATAAAGAGCTCCCGGGTTTCAAGTATCGAGACGATTTGGTTAGAGATTCTCTTTTCGACATATTTAGGCATGCTGGGGTTTCTGCCAAGAAAAAGGCCTATGGGAACTTTCTGACTGACCCATTGGAAGGAAGATCAACACTTAGACCAACTGATGTTTTAATATTTGGATGAGATGGAGGAAAACATGCATGCGTGGATCTAACAAGGGTTTCCCCTCGTGTGGGTTTAGGGAGTGGAGTTTTCACTATGGGGCAAGTTGCTTTAAAAGCTGCATCAAGCAAAGTGGAAAAACATGAGAAagcgtgcatggaaaatcaacacacgTTTATACCCTTTGCATTTGATACTTTCGGTTTCCTTGCGCCAGAAGTTGTCGAGCTACTCaatagagtccaacgggtcatgcatagtaatgttatgactccaagatctatagatgttgtttttaaaagaattagttttgtcatcCAAAAAGGAGTTGTGACACAACTTGTTGCTTGTTTACCCGCTACGTCTATGTAAATATTTCTTATGAATTTGGTAATGAAAAATATAATGAAAGATtctgaataaaaaaataaataataataataataataataatttttggagttaaaaaaaataaaaaaaatgttcataaaaATAATCAAATTTGACATTTAAAATGCATTGAACTTCCATAGTCATAGAGTTTAATAGATTAACAAATCTATCATTTTATATTCCATACAACTCTATCAATGTTCTCATATAATGCATTGAATGTCAATAGTAGAGTTTCATCAATTTAATAACAATTAGGTTTGTTACCTCATTCAATGTTCTCATTAAACTTTCCATTATGAATGTTTTACTAAACTTTTTGTACGAAGAggtatattttaaaatttaaataacatATAACTAATAAGAGACTTCCTGCCGGTCTTTGAAGCTATTAACTAATCTCTAGGGCAAGTAGGACTAGTCTTTATGGCCCTATTGATTTAGGAGTTGTTGCAACACTGGTTGTTGACGGTTGTTAGCGAGGTACGAGCAGGAGAGTGGCTAATGTCCCTCAGCCCTTGAAAGCCATTAACTAACCTTAAGAGCAATTATGGCTGGTCTCTCTCTTGGGTTAGCCCGCTTCTCTCTTTTAGGAGGAGGGAGACGACTCTGCTAATTCTTTATCAGTATGCTTAGGAAGCAAGGTTTTTAGGGAACTAAACGTATAAAAATGTCATAGATGATAAATTAGTTTGCAAAAagctaaattaaaaaaaaacaaacaaataaataaaattatttaaaaaataggAATAAATAAGTTACTTGATAGGTTATGGGCATACAAACAAGCCACAAAGTTACAACATAAACGATAAACAAAACAACCCATAAACCAAAAGAGGATCACATGTCCAATAGATCTGAtgcaaataaataaaaacaataatagGGTGTTTAAAGAATACATATATTTATAGCCCTTGCCTTGCATGTTCTATCCAATCGAACAGATGATTAGAATACAAAGTTGTATTCCCCTTTCGTACTTGCACCCAAAGGGCAACAAAACAACCTTAACATATCCCTTCTTGATGGAACCTTTTCAACACCACAAACCGTAAACGATTAGAGTTCTAATCAAAGGACATGGCGCAACCAGAGAGGCTTCGAGTCACCACGAGAGGGTTTTCGGGAGTTTGAGAGGATAAAAGCCATCAAAATTTAGGGTTGGGAGATTAGTCATAAATTCGGTACTTCGATTTATTTTTCTAATTATAAGTTAAACCTATTTTATTCGCTTACATTGTAAAATAAAAAGTAAGTGGCTATTTGGTAGCCTCTTAATTTTTCAATGAAGAATCAAACTCTTAATTTGTTATTCATGAGCTATTTAGCGAGCGGTatctgattgatttggttcctattcctttaCACAAGAGTAAGGTGAtcgtggggatggattggctgagccctaatggggagaTGATTGATTACGAGCGCCAGTTAGttcgggttcgaaccccaagtgagggagaactggttattcatgaGAGGGTGCTCAGCATGGACCAACTCTCTGCTCGGCTGCGAGAGCTCATAGATATTTATAGTAGGGTTGTTATGGGTTCGTGGCTTATGTATTGGATATCAGAGAAGAGAGAAAGAGGACAATTGACGATGTGACGGTTGTTCGAGAGTATTctgatgtatttccggaggacTTGCCTTGATCAccttcggagaggcaggtggagtttcgtattgatttGGTCCAAGTacgactccgatagccaagacaCCTTATCGGTTAGCTCCaccggagatgcaagagttgtctatacagctgcaggagctgttagacaaggggtttatCAGAACGAGATGTTCGCCCTGGGGAGTACGAattctgtttgtaaagaagaaggatgactCCTACAAGATgtacattgattaccgggagttgaacaaggtgacAATGAAGAATCATTATCCGCTTTTGAGTATTGATGATtcgttcgatcagttgtagggtgtGTCTTGGGaatccaagattgatttgcgtttaagctatcatcaaatgagggtttgatatgaggatgttcagaagacgaCCTTTCtaacttgttatggtcattacgagttcgtggtgatgcattTTTGGCTCACTAATgcaccaacaacattcatggatctcttgAACCGGGTTTGTAGACCAATGCTAAATCGGTCagtcattgtgtttattgatgatatcttggtctattctaagagcaAGGAGCAGCACGAGGCTCATCTGCGTGATGTTctggagactctaaggagggagtgactatatgccaaattctccaagtgcgatttctagtTGCGGGAGGtgcagtttctagggcaccttgtcaatcagaagggtattcttGTTGATCCGGCCAGGATCGAAGCCGTGATacggtgggaggttccgagagcTGCATCCGAGATTCGAATTTTCCTTGGTTTGGCTAGGTATTACCAGAGGTTTATCGAGAATTTATCCAGGATCGCAGTTCCGTTGACTAGGTTGATTAAGAAGTCTGCTaattttcgttgggggcctgagcagcaggcgacaTTTGAGACCTTGAGGCAGAAGTTATGTGAGGCTTCGATctttaccctgccagagggtatggatgattttgtagtgtaCTGTGTTGCGTCGAGTTCAGGATTGGGTGTAGTTTTGATGCAGTGGGGCCGTGTGATAGCTTATGTTTCgaagcagttgaagcctcatgagacaaattaccccactcatgatttggagctaggggCGGCAGTatttgccctcaatatttggcgttATTACTTATGTAGGGTTCGTTGTATCATTTACACTgaccacaaaagtttgaggtacctgatggatcagccaaatctgaacatgaggcagcaacTTGTGTGTGTGACTGTTCATCATCAGattgaggtgagtattctcacagtgtttagcgggtcgaagacaccaatgttggcccactgaTTTATGTTTATAGGATGTTAGCTGTCTGTATGACTCTTACATAtattgtatgtgtatgtatgtataccgGGCCGGGCCCGATGCAAGGCGGGGTCTGTTAAATGTGTTGGACGGGGCCCATCGCATGTGACCGGCAGATATGTACCGAGCGGAGCCTattgtatgtatgatatgtggtattttggggaaagtcactaagttttgtgcttacggtttaagtttatgtttcaggtacttaatGATCAAAGGGCAAGAGCCTTGACCTGATCGCAACGCATCCACCCGTATCTAgctttttatgattttgggatttgtactctgataactattttcatATTAACATACTTATGATGGTTTGACATGAATATTTGATGGTTTTGTgttgaattaaaaacaaaaattttacatGTGATATTTAGGATGTTACAGTTTCACACATGTTCAATGCATCCATGGTGAAATCATTTTCGTCTGCTCCGAAATACCCCAGTCCTGAGTACGTGATTAGTTTGACAAAATTTAAAAAAGTTggtttttttcttcaaaattgcATAACCAATTGGTTGGTTTAGTTAATTTCACTTTATTGCCTAAATAGTTTGCCTACTCCGTTCATGACACGACATACCTGACATGCAAGGAAACCGGTTTGAGTTGACCTTAAACGATTTTGTGTTATTTTTCGGTTGAGCCATGTAACGAATATATCAAAGTGTATTCTTAGTTCCGACACAAGATACGACTAACCGGTTCGTTTAAGATACATATTTTGACGCCGAAATGGAAGTTACTTTCCGGTCACACAAACTCTTTAATGAtccaaatatttataaaaaaaaaaaaaaaacagtcaaGAATTGCATTAGTAGAATGTTTAATATTACTAGTGTAGTCATTtgtatatattaaacataattaaaaacaaaaagttaaaaatattgAATGAACTAAtacaatattatataaaaatatcaaTCCAATCACGTTATTGTTGTAACTAACATATTAATATTAGAATAATTTTCTAAATGTGTTAAATCCGTCTCAAAAAGATTCTAAATGTGTTAagtaatattaatataatataataataataaatttataggTAGTGGGTGGTATATACATTGAATGAGCCGTAAGATTCCACAACACAACTACAAGTTTTCTTGTTTTTTACATCGTATCTCCCCCCACAATTGTATTGCATCACCCAATGATGGTGATTAAAACCCTCTAATTTCCTCCATTTTTGCACTCTTTAAGCAATCACTTTCTGCAAAAATGAGTCTTCTTTTAAATACCACAAGTTTGTTCTATGGAGCACCCATTAGAACCAGATCTACATCGTTGCACTGCGAGACCCGAATGTTTCGACCCGTTTCTTCATCTTCATTCTCTTCTGTTTCTGCAATTTTGACCAAGGAACAGCAATCAAACCTACCGGAAAACAAAATCGAAGAAACCCATTTGAAATTGGCGTTTGATTTCAAGTCTTACATGTTGGAAAAAGCTAATTCGGTAAATCAAGCCCTAGATTCCGCTGTTCCACTCAAACACCCGGAAAAGATCCATGAATCTATGCGGTACTCCCTTCTCGCCGGCGGAAAACGCGTCCGACCGATGCTGTGTATCGCCGCCTGCGAACTCGTCGGAGGCGACCCGTTAACGGCTATGCCTGCTGCCTGCGCTGTCGAGATGATTCACACCATGTCGTTAATGCACGACGACTTACCCTGCATGGATAACGACGACTTCCGCCGGGGAAAGCCCACCAATCACATAGTATACGGTGAGGACGTCGCCGTCCTCGCCGGCGACGCCTTACTTTCGTTCTCATTCGAACACATCGCTACGGCGACAGAAGGCGTCTCCTCCGACCGGATTCTCCGGGCCATCGGCGAGCTCGCGAAGTGTATTGGCTCAGAAGGTCTTGTCGCCGGTCAGGTTGTTGATATCTGCTCCGAAGGCGCCGATGTCGGATTAGACCATTTAGAGTTTATCCATTTACACAAGACGGCGGCTTTGCTTGAAGGCTCCGTCGTCCTCGGTGCCATTATGGGTGGCGGATCTGATGAAGAAATTGAAAAATTAAGGAAATTTGCGAGATCAATTGGGCTTTTGTTTCAGGTGGTGGATGATATTCTTGATGTCACAAAGTCGTCGGAGGAATTGGGCAAAACCGCCGGAAAAGATCTGGTGGCAGATAAGACTACATATCCAAAATTGTTGGGGATCGAAAAATCAAGAGAATTTGCAGAGAAATTGAACAAGGAGGCTCAAGAACAGTTGTTAGAGTTCGATCAAATAAAGGCAGCTCCTTTAATTGCTCTTGCTAATTATATTGCTTATAGAGAAAATTAATCTTCTCATTTCATAATTATaatgtttttggtcccaaaattgCATACAATATTCAAaaagtaatatttttttttttctttttcacagTTTGTGAATGATCACTATTGGCTTCATGCAACtacaaagaaagaaagaaaaatgaatataatgtttttgtttttttatatataaaaaaggaAATATAGGGTTTGACCGATTGAGTTGACTTACGGACATTATGTGTTCACAAACTCGTTTCTCATGTAGCTCACCGCGTCTATCTAGCAATATGAATACCAAATCAAATCGTGACAACAAAACatttaaggaaaaaaaaaacataatacttTAGATGTGTGATTTTAATTGGGATAATGTCATTTTAGCATATGAAACTTTTTTCAATTGGCTAATTTGGTCCTTAAAGTTTTTTTTGGTACATTAGGCTAGTAACTTGTAAGTGACCTTTTAATTATATCATTTTATCAAGTTTTAGAAGGTTTCCCGGTTACAATGCTTATGTGGCACGCTGATGTGTCCAATAAGCTTACGTTGGAAGCTTATGTGTCGAAGAAGTCTAGTTGTCGATATAGGCTTATTAATGCAAACCCTCATTCGGACctccattaaatctttacttacccttctttgaaaaatcaaagactccccccccccccccccccccccactattTCCTTCTTGAAGAAGAATGTCTTCGAGCTCATCGACGTCAAGGAATCAGCTACAAGTCACTCATGTTCAGTCGCAAGAAGGGGTAAAGGTTTGTGATTGTGTCGTTCCAGCTAAAGAACGAATCTGTTGGAAGATAACAAACCCTGAGAGACGATTCTGGAATTGTCAAAACAGTATGGTAGGTCCCGATTCTCTTGATTTTAATAAGTTAGTATTTTATGGTTTGATGTGTTGTTTCTTTCTGTAAAGACGATAATGGTGTATTTGTATTTTGTTTCATCtgttaaaaaccctaattttatttgCTTCTTGACGATCACTGTGCATAAAACCCATTTCGTTGGTACATTAAAAGGTAGCTGATTTGGGATTGTcaatcaaaccctaattttattggCTTTTTATAGACTAGGTTGAGGAAATGTAGCTTCTTTGAATGGAAATATGAAGAACAAGCAGACGGGTACTACAAAAACCTGCTATATTCTCTGAAGCAGAAACTGGATGCCAAAGAGGAACTGTCTGAGATGAACAATTTGAGGAGAAGGATTGCTGAAGTGGAGTTTCTGCTGTCATAGGAGCAGTATAAGGTGGCAAAGAGTGAGAAAGAAGTTCATGATGCAAGGAAGGCAATAGGCAGGTACAAGATGATAGTTGCCCTGTTGTTTGCTTGCTTGGCCCTATGTGTTTCGAAGTTAAGGGGTGATTGTAGTTAGTTAGGTTGGTTAGTGTAAGCTTTTGTTTTTTGAGATCCCTTATATTTTTTGTAAAGGCAGACTAGAAAGTCAGTAAGTATAGACATTTTGTATGTATTGAAGCTGCTTTTAGTTATAAGTTGGGGTTATCAACCTTGATGTGTTGATGTTGTAAGGTGGTAAGTCCCTAATGAAAGGGCATATGATAAGTAATGTAAAAAAATATTCAAAGTCTCAATTGTAGGGCATTTTGTATAATCAGATGTTGATGTTAATCAAACATATGCATGACCTATATTCCCAACAAATTTATTTAATTAGATTGGTTATTGTGCATGTTTTAAATTTGGGAACAAATGAGGAAGTGGTCATGTGGAAGTACACTATGTGTATGGGGACCATTTGTAGTCAGTGGGTGTTTTAATAATGAAAAATGAGACCTGTGAAGCCATTATAGAACCATATTCGGGACCATATAAAACATCCCCATGCATGCACATTATTCCAATTTTTTCCATACATAAATATTTAAAGCCAAATGTCATGATTTTACTTAAAAAGGCAACATACTTTCATACTTCATGTCATACATAAATAAATGACCAACATACCCTTTTCTGTCATACATAAATAAATGACCAACATACCCTTTTCTGTCATACATACTTAAATGACCAAAACACCCTTTTCTTTCATACATacttaaatgaccaaaatacccttttctttcatacatacttaaatgaccaaaatacccttttctttcatacatacttaaatgaccaaaataccattttCTGTCATACATAAATAAATGACCAACATACCCTTTTCTGTCATACATAaacaaatgaccaaaatacccttttccgtcatacatacttaaatgactaaaatacccttttctTTCATACATACTTAAAAGACCAAAAATACCATTTTCTTTCATACatacttaaatataaattaccaTCATCCTATTACATAAACTTTAAATCCAATTTACCATCATCCTATTACATAAACTTTAAATACAAATTACAATAAACACTAATCAATTACAAGAGCTTTTCCTTTCGAATTTCCTAGATCATAAACACCACCAATTGTTTTGCCTAATTTTAGCTTCAGTATTCTCTCTGACTTTCTTCTCCTTATCCTCTTCAAAATCTATGAAATTGGCCTAACACTTACCTGC includes:
- the LOC111892369 gene encoding geranylgeranyl pyrophosphate synthase, chloroplastic, which translates into the protein MSLLLNTTSLFYGAPIRTRSTSLHCETRMFRPVSSSSFSSVSAILTKEQQSNLPENKIEETHLKLAFDFKSYMLEKANSVNQALDSAVPLKHPEKIHESMRYSLLAGGKRVRPMLCIAACELVGGDPLTAMPAACAVEMIHTMSLMHDDLPCMDNDDFRRGKPTNHIVYGEDVAVLAGDALLSFSFEHIATATEGVSSDRILRAIGELAKCIGSEGLVAGQVVDICSEGADVGLDHLEFIHLHKTAALLEGSVVLGAIMGGGSDEEIEKLRKFARSIGLLFQVVDDILDVTKSSEELGKTAGKDLVADKTTYPKLLGIEKSREFAEKLNKEAQEQLLEFDQIKAAPLIALANYIAYREN
- the LOC111892379 gene encoding uncharacterized protein LOC111892379, with protein sequence MSSSSSTSRNQLQVTHVQSQEGVKVCDCVVPAKERICWKITNPERRFWNCQNSMTRLRKCSFFEWKYEEQADGYYKNLLYSLKQKLDAKEELSEMNNLRRRIAEVEFLLS